The genomic window GCTCTATTACAACGATGGGCTGACCCAGAGCGAAGTCGGCGACATCCTCAACATCTCTCGCATAAAGGTCTCGCGCCTGCTCGACGCCGGGCGCAGCTCTGGACTCATCCAAGTGCGGATCAACTCGCGCCAGCAGGGTTGCCTCGAGCTCGAGACCCGGATGCGGCAACAGTTCGACCTGAGCGACTGCCGGGTGATTCCCGAAAGCTCGGTCGCAGACGTGAACCTGCGCGTAGGGCAGGCCGCCGCCCAGTACCTGATGCAGAAGCTGGCCCCGGGCGAGACGCTGTCGGTCGGGTGGGGCGAGACCATCACCCATTCGATCCGCATGCTGGGCCACACAGCGCAGGAGCGCGGCATTGGCCTCTATTCGCTCACTGGCGGCGTGCAGACCTACGTCGAGGGGATGCGCGAGGCGAACTGGCATCGCAACATCAACATCATCCCGGCGCCGCTGGTGGTCTCGACGCCCGAACTGGCGCGCGCGCTCATGCAGGAGCCGTCCATCGCCGCGCTCATGGCGCAGGCGCTCGAGGCGGACTACAAGCTGGTTGGCATCGGCGGGCTGAGCGAGAGCGCGACGGTGGTGACGCAGGGCTACATCCCGGCGGGCGAGATCGATCCGCTGCGCCGGGGCGGCGCGCGCGGCGACATCCTCTGCCGTTTCTACGACCGTCGCGGGCAGGACATCGGCGTGCCGCTGCACGACCGGGTGGTCGGCGTCGACCTCGAACAACTGCGCGCCTCGGACCGGGTGATCGGCGCGGCGGGAGGGCCGAGCAAGACCGGTCCGATCCTCTCGGCCCTGCGCGGCGAAATCCTCGACATCCTGGTCACCGACGAGCCGACCGCGCTCGCCCTTCTCGACGCGGCGGAGGCCTGAGCATGCCCTATTTCCTTGCTTTCGATGCCGGCACCGGCAGCGGCCGCGCCGTGCTCTTCGACGACACCGGCGCCGAGATCGCGGCCTCCGGACAGGAATGGTGGCACGCCACCGACCCCCGCTTCCCCGGCTCGATGGATTTCGACACCGCCGGCAACTGGGCCGCGCTGGCGCGCTGCTGCCGCGAGGTGATCGCGGCAAGCGGGATCGACCCCACCGAGATCCGCGCGGTCAGCGCCACCGCCATGCGCGAAGCCTTCGTGCTGCATGACGCCAGCGGCGCCGAAATCTGGGCCTGCGCCAACGTTGATGCCCGCGCGGGTGACGAGGTGCGCGAGCTTAAGCGGGCCCACCCCGGGCTCGAGGCAGAGATTTACGCACGCTCCGGCCAGACCTACGCGCTTGGCGCCCTGCCCCGTCTCGCCTGGCTGCGCCGCCACGCGCCGGAAACGCTCGACCGCGCGCGCAGCCTCACTATGCTCTCGGATTGGATCCTCTACCGGCTCTCGGGCGAGCTGACGCTCGAGCCCTCGAACGGCGGCACCACGGGCCTGCTTGATCTGCGGACCCGCGCGCCGCTGACCGGGGCGCTGGAAACCGTTGGCCTGCCCACCGATCTCTTTCCCCGCGGCGTCACCACCGGCGAGGTCATT from Alloyangia pacifica includes these protein-coding regions:
- a CDS encoding sugar-binding transcriptional regulator is translated as MMEQPQSATDDALMARVAWLYYNDGLTQSEVGDILNISRIKVSRLLDAGRSSGLIQVRINSRQQGCLELETRMRQQFDLSDCRVIPESSVADVNLRVGQAAAQYLMQKLAPGETLSVGWGETITHSIRMLGHTAQERGIGLYSLTGGVQTYVEGMREANWHRNINIIPAPLVVSTPELARALMQEPSIAALMAQALEADYKLVGIGGLSESATVVTQGYIPAGEIDPLRRGGARGDILCRFYDRRGQDIGVPLHDRVVGVDLEQLRASDRVIGAAGGPSKTGPILSALRGEILDILVTDEPTALALLDAAEA